One genomic window of Monodelphis domestica isolate mMonDom1 chromosome 1, mMonDom1.pri, whole genome shotgun sequence includes the following:
- the LOC100028576 gene encoding olfactory receptor 13G1-like produces MQISTALMATMNQTLVTEFFIKGFSEAPHLQSLFFVLFLSLYTVALSGNVLIFVTISFNPALHTPMYFFLINLAMVDVLCTSTILPKLLENMVSVKTISYEGCMAQLFFFTWSLGAELLLFTAMAYDRYVAICHPLHYSTMMSKGVCMLLATGVWIISIINTSVHTCLMMKLTFCHSNVVNHFFCEIPPLLKLSCTPTYLNETMAFTADVFLAVGNFMITMLSYACIISSILKIRTTEGKKRAFSTCSSHLIVVSMYYSTVIYTYIRPSSSYSLDKDKVVSVIYTSVAPTLNPLIYTLRNKEVKVGLKKVFLFFRR; encoded by the coding sequence ATGCAGATTTCAACTGCCCTAATGGCAACTATGAATCAGACATTAGTCACTGAGTTCTTTATAAAAGGATTTTCAGAAGCCCCTCACCTTCAGTccttgttctttgttttgttcCTCTCCCTCTATACAGTGGCCCTTTCAGGGAACGTCCTCATCTTTGTTACAATCAGTTTTAACCCAGCACTGCACACACCAATGTATTTCTTCCTGATCAATTTAGCCATGGTTGATGTCCTCTGCACCTCCACAATTCTTCCAAAATTGCTGGAGAACATGGTAAGTGTGAAGACCATTTCCTATGAAGGCTGCATGGCCCAGCTTTTCTTCTTCACATGGTCCTTAGGTGCTGAACTTCTGCTCTTTACAGCTATGGCTTATGACCGGTATGTGGCCATCTGCCATCCCCTCCACTACAGCACCATGATGAGTAAGGGAGTCTGTATGCTGTTAGCCACTGGTGTTTGGATAATCAGCATCATCAATACTAGCGTACACACCTGCCTAATGATGAAACTGACTTTCTGCCACTCTAATGTAGTCAACCACTTTTTCTGTGAGATCCCCCCCTTACTCAAGCTCTCCTGCACCCCTACTTACCTGAATGAAACCATGGCCTTCACAGCAGATGTGTTCCTAGCTGTGGGGAATTTCATGATCACGATGCTCTCTTATGCCTGTATTATCTCCAGCATTTTGAAAATCCGCACCACTGAGGGCAAAAAGAGAGCCTTCTCTACTTGCTCCTCCCACCTCATTGTGGTCAGCATGTATTACAGCACCGTCATTTACACGTATATTCGGCCATCTTCCAGCTACTCTTTGGATAAGGATAAAGTTGTATCTGTGATATACACTTCAGTGGCTCCCACCCTCAACCCTCTCATTTATACGTTAAGGAACAAAGAAGTCAAAGTGGGACTCAAGAAAGTGTTCTTGTTCTTTAGGAGATGA
- the LOC100028561 gene encoding olfactory receptor 13A1-like, translating to MASNNQTSVTEFILKSFSENPQFQMFLFSLFLGLFIVAFTGNSLIIVVISLNPGLHTPMYFFLINLALLDILSTCTVVPKLLQNLMTENTISYGGCIAQIYFLTWCLGAELLLFTAMAYDRYAAICQPLHYNTMMNKTVCCLLASAVWAFSGTNITINIIMTVRLSFCGPNAIDHFFCEIPPLLPLSCSPTYINNIMTFVADMFFAIINLLFILISYGFIISSILKIQTTEGKKKAFSTCSSHLIVVTMYYCTIIYIYILPALGQSLKEGKIASMFYAIVSPAVNPLIYSLRNKDVKIALKKLCPFFGK from the coding sequence ATGGCATCAAATAATCAGACATCAGTGACTGAGTTCATCTTAAAAAGTTTCTCTGAAAATCCTCAGTTTCAGATGTTTCTCTTCAGTCTTTTCTTGGGACTTTTCATAGTGGCTTTCACAGGTAACTCACTCATTATTGTTGTGATCAGTCTAAATCCAGGCCTCCATACTCCCATGTactttttcctcataaatctagCCTTGTTGGACATTCTCTCCACCTGCACTGTGGTGCCCAAGTTGCTACAAAACCTAATGACTGAGAATACCATTTCCTATGGTGGCTGCATAGCCCAAATATATTTCCTAACTTGGTGTTTAGGGGCTGAGCTCTTGCTTTTCACAGCTATGGCCTATGACCGGTATGCAGCCATCTGCCAACCCCTCCACTACAACACTATGATGAACAAGACAGTTTGCTGTCTCTTAGCATCTGCAGTATGGGCTTTCAGTGGGACCAATATAACCATCAACATTATCATGACTGTACGCTTGTCCTTCTGTGGACCCAATGCCATTGATCATTTCTTTTGTGAGATTCCTCCATTATTGCCTCTCTCCTGCTCCCCAACTTACATCAATAATATAATGACATTTGTGGCAGATATGTTCTTTGCTATTATCAATTTATTGTTCATCCTAATATCCTACGGCTTCATCATTTCCAGCATCCTGAAAATCCAGACAacggaagggaagaagaaagcatTTTCCACTTGTTCTTCCCATCTCATTGTGGTCACTATGTATTATTGCACTATAATTTACATCTACATTCTTCCTGCTTTAGGTCAGTCTCTGAAAGAAGGTAAAATAGCTTCCATGTTTTATGCCATAGTGAGCCCAGCCGTAAATCCTCTGATCTACTCCCTGAGAAATAAGGATGTGAAAATAGCCCTCAAGAAATTATGTCCTTTCTTTGGAAAATAA